CTGGGGCGCCCCCGCCTGCAGGTCTTGCTCGGAGCCCGATCCAGCCAACGCCTTGTATCTACCGTCCTTGAGTGAGATCCTCCACCGCCGCGGCTCCGCTGTGTCGCCACCATCGTCTTCCAGCATTCCCAGCTCCCAGTCAGCGTTGCCTTCAACATCCACTATCCACACGTGAGTCCCTGACTCCATCCCTTCGGAGCCCAGGACGGTGCCGGGGAACCTGGTCCTCTCCGGGTTTCTCGGCAGATCTCGCGACCCCCCGAACGTGACGCTCAGCAGGTCGTCCGACACGACGAGCTCTGGGTCGGCGGTGTTTGGATCCAGgatcacaggactgtagttcaCCATGTCCTTCATCTCATTCATGATGTTGAAGGTCAGGTTGCCCAGATGTTTGGCCACATCTATCAAAGCCCCTGGAACCGGCACCGGGTCCTGCAGAACCGGGCCCTGCTTGACCCTCCCGGTCAGTACCTTGTGGTTGAGCAGCAGCGAGACGTCTCCGTCTCTCAGCTCCGTCTCCCTCGCTCTGATCGTGTCTGAAAGAGCGTCCATGTCCCGGGTCAGAGCCTCCACCTTATCCTTCATCGCCCGACTcttctgctcctcttcctccttcagcGCCTCCACCCTCGCCTTCTCTTCCTGATCCAGGAACTGGTGAAGCTCCTGAAACTCCTGCCGGATCTGCTTCTCGGTGTCCCGGGCCTGGACCTGGAGGTATTCTGCCGTGGAGATGCAGTCCCCCCTCACCTGCTGAAAGAGCGTCAGCTTCCTCCGGAGGGGTTTCAGGCCTCTCTGCAGCCGCCGGCGGAGATCCTGGGCCGCCTCGTCGATAGGTCTGAAGCGGTGGTTGCTGTGAGTCTTGGAGTCCCGACAGACCAAGCAGATCAGCTCCTGGTGGTCCAGACAGAAGATCTTGAGCTTCTCACCATGCTGGCTGCACATGTGCTCGGACCCTGCTGCCGCTCGCCGCTCCTTGTCCTGCAGAAAGGCCTCGCACAGGTTCTTCAGCGCCAGGTTGCAAGGAGGCTCGCTCTTCGATGACTTCCTCTTGCAACACGGACacggttgtgtttcctgctGCGCCCACCACGACTGGAGGCAGGCCCGGCAGAAGCTGTGGCTGCACATCAGGATGACCGGGTCTTTGAAAATGTCCTGGCAAACGGGACACGAGAGGTTTTCCTCCGAGCTGGAGGCCATGTTCTCTCCCGGCGATGCTGGCGGTTCAGACTGTCAGTTACTTTGGATTCTGATGTCTGAGGGCGTCGTCAGTCAGCAATGAGGACTGACAGTTTCCTGGTTGAGTTGGAGTGCAAactccagtgtgtgtgtgtgtgtgtgtgtgtgtgtgtgtgtgtgtgtgtgtgtgtgtgtgtgtgtgtgtgtgtgtgtgtgtgtgtgtgtgtgtgtgtgtgtgtgtgtgtgtgtgtatgtgtgtgtgtgtgtgtatgtgtgtgtgtgtgtgtgtgtgtgtgtgtgtgtgtgtgtgtgtgtgcgccttATCTCACTTTACAACACTACTCCAATGTGAACCAGCTTTTTCACATCACTTATTTACAGCTGCTGTGTTCAAAGGTTGCAGAACATTGATCCACTAAACTGTTGGTCACGTGATTAAAACCGGAGCTCAAATTCTGAAACAGAAAACCACACTGACCACTagggaccagatccagaccttaCAGTTCCTTCGCCTATAACTCTATCCCTGTAGTCAGAGGAAGTGCAGGTCCTGATCCGGACCCTTGTGGTCGGTTCTTCAGGTCCAGATCCGGACCCTTGTGGTCGGTTCTGCAGGTCTGGTTGCTTCCACGTAGAAGCTCAAGCTTAACACATTCATGTTGTGGGTTTGCAGAGGTTCGTCCTCATGGACAACCCCAGCAACCCCAGTCTTCCTCTGAGCTGGAGGCCAAGTTCTCTCCGGGCGACGCTGACGGTTCAGACTGTCAGTGACTTTCACTTCTGATGATCTCTGATGTCTGACGGCGTCGTCGTCAGTCAGGAATCCGGACCGACTGGTTCCCTGGTTGAGTTAGAGTGGGTGGAGCTTCATGCaaactgctgtgtgtgtgtgtgtgtgtgtgtgtgtgtgtgtgtgtgtgtgtgtgtgtgtgtgtgtttgtgtgtgttttgtctcACTTTACCAGACTTGTTTCTTGCATGTCAtcacatcacattttattaaatagaCTAAGGAACCTGGTCGGCGTCTCTGGTACTGCTCTTAACtggttcacgtcctacctcactgatcaACGTTTTTTCGTAAATATGGATACATATTCCTCAGGAACCTATAAGATaaggtgtggggttccccaagggtcaattttaggtccaactctttttaatctgtacatcctgccccttggggacgtcatcaggagacacggcatcagcttccatagttacgctgacgatacacaactgtacatcgccgtgtctcctgatgacactgggccaattgatgccctttttaactgtattttagacatcaagtcatggatggcagcaaacttcctacagctcaaccagggcaaaacggAGGTCTTAGTCATCgatcctgaaggccagagagagaaccttttaccaaagttacaggattttaaaccctcaaaatcagttacaaatctgggcgtgatttttgactctgagctcacttttattccacatattaaaaacataacaaagataggtttttaccatcttaagaacatagccagactcgcccgtttctctctcaggccagtatggaggtgctaatgcttttatctcatgtcgtttagattattgtaacgccctgctctctggtcttcccaaaaagaacatgtacaacctacaactattacagaattcagccgcacgggtgctgacgaggaccagagggcgggagcacattacacctgttttaaattcgctgcattggctccccgtgcgcttcaggatcaattttaaggttcttttactagtttttatgtatcttaatggtcttgggccttcttatttgtctgcactacttttaccctatcgaccctcgtggaccctgaggtcctccggtgccttttaacgataccaaaagttagaaccaggcattcagttattatggccccgattgtggaacagcctcccggagaacctcagggccgcaggaAGGACCCTGACAAGCCGGTgccatgtgggctgggtagcagtcgtggcctcgacgacccaattcctggaccaaaaccctcacagtggggacatggaatgtcacctcgctgggggggaaggagccagagcttgtgcgtgaggttgagagataccggcttgagatagtcgggctcacctccacacatggcttgggctctggaaccagctccttgaagggggctggaccctccactactctggagttgcccagggtgagaggcggcgggctggtgtgggcttggttatagcccctcagctcagtcgccatgtgttggagttcaccccggtgaatgagagggtcgcttccctgcgccttcgggtcgggaaaaggtctctcactgttgtttgtggtGGGCCGAACcgcagtgcagagtacccggccttcttggagtctctgggaggggtacttgatactgctccaactggggactccattgttctactgggggacttcaacgctcacgtgggcaatgacagtgatacatggagaggcgtgattgggaggaacggcctccccgatctgaacccgagtggtgttttgttgttggacttctgtgctagtcacagtttgtccataacgaacaccatgttcaagcataagggtgtccatcagtgcacgtggcaccaggacaccctaggccggaggtcaatgatcgactttgtcgTTTCACctgaccttcggccgtatgtcttggacacttgggtgaagagaggggctgagctgtcaactgatcaccacctggtggtgagttggatgcgctggcggaggaggaggttggacagaccgggcaggcccaaacggattgtgagggtctgttgggaacgtctggccgagccctctgtcagggacatcttcaactcccacctccgagagagcttctctcagatcccgggggaggcgggggacattgagtccgagtggaccatgttctctgcctccattatCGACGCAGCGACtcaaagttgtggacgcaaggtctccggtgcctgtcgtggcggcaatcctagaacccggtggtggacaccggaagtacaggatgccgtcagactgaagaaggagtcctaccgggctatgttggcctgtgggactcctgacgcagtcgATAGgcaccggcaggccaagcgagctgCGGCTCGGGCgttcctggaggcaaaaactcagaccttgcgtccacaactccgagctgccgcgtcgacaatggaggcagtccctgacagagggctcagccagacgttcccaacagaccctcacaatccgtttgggtctgcgggcggtctgtccagcctcctcctccgccagcgcatccaactcaccactaggtggtgatcagttgacaacTCAGCTCCTTTCTTCACCTGTTTATAAAATAACCAGTGATGTGAAAAAACTGGTTCACGCTGGAGTAGTCTGGTAAAGTGAGataaggcacacacacacaaacacacacacacacacacacacacacacacacacacacacacacacacacacacacacacacacacacacacacacacacacacacacacacacatactggaGTTTGCATGAAGCTCTGCCCACTCTAACTCCGCCAGGAAACCAGTCGGTCCGGATTCTTGACTGACAACGCCCTCAGACATCAGAAATCCTCAGAAGTGAAAGTAACTTACAGTCTGAACCGTCAGCGCCGCTCGGAGAGAACATGGCCTCCAACTCGGAGGAAGACCTCTTGTGTCCCGTTTGCCAGGAAATTTTCAAAGACCCGGTCGTCCTGTCGTGCAGCCACAGCTTCTGCCGGGCCTGCCTCCAGAAGTGTCCGTGCTGCCAGAGGAAGTCATCGAGGACCGACCCTCCTCGCAACCTGGCACTGAAGAACCTGTGCGAGGCCTTTCTGAGGGACGGGGAGCGGCGGGCGGCAGCAGGGTCTGAGCACATGTGCAGCCTGCATGGTGAGAAGCTCCAGCTCTTCTGTCTGGACCACCAGGAGCTGAT
This genomic window from Cololabis saira isolate AMF1-May2022 chromosome 8, fColSai1.1, whole genome shotgun sequence contains:
- the LOC133449225 gene encoding E3 ubiquitin-protein ligase TRIM35-like, which produces MASSSEENLSCPVCQDIFKDPVILMCSHSFCRACLQSWWAQQETQPCPCCKRKSSKSEPPCNLALKNLCEAFLQDKERRAAAGSEHMCSQHGEKLKIFCLDHQELICLVCRDSKTHSNHRFRPIDEAAQDLRRRLQRGLKPLRRKLTLFQQVRGDCISTAEYLQVQARDTEKQIRQEFQELHQFLDQEEKARVEALKEEEEQKSRAMKDKVEALTRDMDALSDTIRARETELRDGDVSLLLNHKVLTGRVKQGPVLQDPVPVPGALIDVAKHLGNLTFNIMNEMKDMVNYSPVILDPNTADPELVVSDDLLSVTFGGSRDLPRNPERTRFPGTVLGSEGMESGTHVWIVDVEGNADWELGMLEDDGGDTAEPRRWRISLKDGRYKALAGSGSEQDLQAGAPQTIGVGLDFDKGKMVFLDAETKTAIHTFMHTFTGTLFPYMYTRGSEPLEILPQRLP